Proteins co-encoded in one Dethiobacter alkaliphilus AHT 1 genomic window:
- a CDS encoding DUF2889 domain-containing protein, with protein MKTLLKRNKTIEVIEMEQNKFLLHSHLSDEVHEIDVQMIVDTDSGEILTAEAKMSRTPYPEICQQALLQVPKLVGLNLTKGAGRQARDILGGKEGCEHLKDMVLDALRGFIPAIGARTIQELTEKYLQEGLTEEEAKPQVMADIARIGQNVVPGRCVVYNDGAQK; from the coding sequence ATGAAAACTCTGTTAAAGCGAAACAAAACCATTGAAGTTATAGAGATGGAGCAAAATAAATTTTTGCTCCATTCTCATCTGTCTGATGAAGTGCATGAAATTGATGTGCAAATGATTGTGGATACAGATAGCGGCGAAATTCTCACAGCGGAAGCTAAGATGAGCCGCACGCCCTATCCTGAAATCTGCCAGCAGGCCCTCCTGCAGGTGCCAAAGCTGGTGGGCCTGAACCTTACCAAAGGAGCGGGGCGCCAGGCCAGAGATATTCTGGGCGGTAAAGAGGGATGCGAGCATTTAAAAGATATGGTACTCGATGCGCTGCGGGGGTTTATCCCCGCCATCGGTGCCCGTACTATTCAGGAACTGACGGAAAAATATCTGCAGGAGGGCCTGACCGAAGAAGAGGCCAAGCCGCAGGTTATGGCCGATATCGCCCGCATAGGCCAGAACGTGGTGCCGGGCAGGTGCGTGGTCTATAATGACGGCGCGCAGAAATAG
- a CDS encoding GGDEF domain-containing response regulator, with amino-acid sequence MPKITVIDDSITIVKMLTDLLTQDGHQVCGMTEAADALDKVVGFSPDLIVLDVIMPDVNGYDLCRMLRNDTRTSHLPIMMLTSRGEVTDKVAGLEAGADDYIVKPFEPQEVLARIRTHLRRAKQHKSFSPLTGLPGNQIIEEEIKKCLSSGDLNVAILYLDLDNFKAYNDTYGFIKGDEMLRTVSDVLRESVQKTSPLHSFVGHIGGDDFIVVVPSEKTKETCSTIINEVDKKVPSFYNEQDKTNGFVVTTDRLGQAARFPLVTLSIAAITNPDGTNVDYEQISLLSAALKKKAKELPGSAFVTG; translated from the coding sequence ATGCCAAAGATTACAGTAATAGATGACAGCATCACCATAGTCAAAATGCTCACCGACCTTCTGACTCAGGACGGCCATCAGGTGTGCGGTATGACAGAAGCAGCAGATGCCCTGGATAAGGTTGTGGGCTTTTCTCCGGATTTGATAGTTCTGGATGTAATTATGCCGGATGTAAACGGCTATGACCTCTGTCGCATGCTGCGCAACGACACCCGCACATCCCACCTGCCCATTATGATGCTTACCTCCCGGGGTGAGGTTACCGATAAGGTGGCGGGACTGGAAGCGGGTGCCGATGATTATATCGTGAAGCCCTTTGAACCGCAGGAGGTGCTGGCCCGCATCCGCACCCATTTGCGCCGGGCCAAACAACACAAATCCTTTTCTCCCCTGACCGGATTGCCGGGAAACCAGATTATTGAGGAAGAGATAAAAAAATGCCTTTCCAGTGGCGATTTAAATGTGGCCATTTTATATTTGGATTTGGATAACTTCAAGGCATACAATGATACATACGGGTTTATAAAAGGCGATGAAATGCTGCGCACCGTCTCTGATGTTTTAAGAGAAAGTGTGCAAAAAACATCTCCGCTTCATTCTTTTGTGGGCCATATCGGCGGCGATGATTTTATAGTTGTGGTCCCCTCGGAAAAAACAAAAGAGACATGCAGTACCATTATCAATGAAGTGGACAAAAAAGTTCCTTCCTTTTACAATGAGCAGGACAAAACAAACGGTTTTGTGGTGACCACCGATCGTCTGGGGCAGGCAGCACGCTTCCCCCTGGTCACGCTCTCCATTGCCGCCATTACAAACCCCGACGGCACCAATGTTGATTATGAACAAATCAGCCTCTTGTCGGCAGCTTTGAAGAAGAAGGCTAAAGAATTACCGGGAAGCGCCTTTGTCACCGGTTAA
- a CDS encoding long-chain-fatty-acid--CoA ligase, whose amino-acid sequence MENYPKRVRPNLSYPDIPLYALVEQSTEEYPTQTAVTFMGKKLTYSQLWQQICQFAAALYSLGVRKGDRVAIMLPNTPQAVIAYYATLKLGAIVVMINPLYTERELEHQLKDAGAKVLVYLDLVNPRVKKVRRNLPVKSYIVTSIKDYLPFPLNLLYPIKAKKEGHNLHVPAEEAVKFTKLLSQNLPDPPEVEIDPAEDVALLQYTGGTTGVPKGTMLTHLNLIANTMQTREWYTQCVEGKERVMGVLPFFHVYGMTTALNFSNAVGGELILIPRFDVKTLLTELQKHKVTFFPGAPTIYVAVNNYPEVSKYDLTSIRACISGSAPLPVEVQQEFMRLSGNAALVEGYGLSEASPVTHCNPLDEGNNIGSIGFPFPDTVAKVVDPADPSKEMPVGEVGELIVRGPQVMKGYWNKPEETAQMIKDGWLHTGDMARMDEQGYFYIADRIKDMIISGGFNIYPREVEEVLYEHPKVQEAAVVGIPDSYRGETVKAYLVLREGEEATEKEIRKYCEERLAKYKIPRTLEFRSELPKSTIGKVLKRVLIDEEKEKLAG is encoded by the coding sequence ATGGAAAATTATCCAAAAAGAGTGAGGCCTAATCTTAGCTATCCCGACATTCCACTGTATGCCCTGGTAGAGCAATCAACAGAAGAATACCCGACCCAAACTGCTGTCACCTTTATGGGGAAAAAGTTGACATACAGTCAGCTATGGCAGCAAATCTGTCAGTTTGCCGCCGCACTGTATTCACTGGGTGTAAGAAAAGGTGACAGAGTAGCCATTATGCTGCCCAATACTCCCCAGGCGGTCATTGCCTACTATGCAACTTTAAAACTGGGAGCCATTGTGGTAATGATAAACCCCTTATATACGGAAAGAGAGTTAGAACATCAGCTTAAGGATGCCGGAGCAAAAGTCCTGGTCTACCTGGACCTGGTCAACCCGCGAGTCAAGAAGGTGCGCCGCAACTTACCGGTAAAAAGTTATATTGTTACCAGTATTAAAGACTATCTCCCGTTTCCTTTGAATCTGCTCTATCCCATTAAGGCTAAAAAGGAAGGGCATAATTTGCATGTCCCAGCCGAAGAAGCTGTGAAATTTACCAAATTACTGTCACAGAACCTGCCGGACCCGCCGGAGGTGGAAATCGACCCGGCAGAAGATGTGGCACTTCTGCAGTATACAGGCGGTACCACCGGTGTGCCCAAGGGAACCATGCTTACTCACCTGAACTTAATTGCCAATACGATGCAGACCAGGGAGTGGTATACCCAGTGTGTGGAAGGCAAGGAGCGGGTAATGGGTGTTTTGCCTTTTTTCCATGTGTACGGTATGACAACAGCCCTGAATTTCAGCAATGCGGTGGGGGGCGAATTAATTCTCATTCCGCGCTTTGACGTAAAAACCCTGTTAACCGAATTACAGAAACATAAGGTAACTTTCTTTCCGGGAGCGCCTACAATTTATGTTGCCGTCAATAACTATCCGGAAGTAAGTAAATATGATCTTACTTCCATCAGGGCCTGTATCAGCGGTTCCGCACCGCTGCCGGTGGAAGTGCAGCAGGAATTTATGCGGCTTTCCGGCAATGCGGCGCTGGTGGAAGGGTACGGTCTCTCCGAAGCCTCACCGGTCACCCACTGTAACCCTTTGGATGAAGGAAACAACATCGGCAGCATCGGCTTCCCCTTCCCGGATACGGTGGCCAAAGTTGTGGATCCTGCCGACCCGTCCAAAGAAATGCCGGTGGGTGAAGTGGGCGAACTTATTGTCCGGGGCCCGCAGGTAATGAAAGGGTATTGGAACAAGCCGGAAGAAACGGCCCAGATGATTAAAGACGGCTGGCTCCACACCGGCGATATGGCTCGCATGGATGAACAGGGCTACTTCTACATAGCCGACCGCATTAAAGATATGATTATCTCCGGCGGTTTTAATATCTATCCCCGTGAAGTGGAAGAAGTGCTTTACGAGCACCCCAAGGTGCAGGAAGCGGCGGTGGTGGGTATCCCCGATTCTTACCGCGGTGAGACTGTTAAAGCTTACCTGGTCCTGCGGGAAGGGGAAGAGGCCACGGAAAAAGAAATCCGCAAGTACTGTGAAGAGCGGCTGGCCAAATATAAAATTCCCCGCACACTGGAGTTTCGGTCAGAGCTGCCCAAATCAACCATCGGCAAAGTGCTGAAACGGGTGCTGATAGATGAAGAGAAAGAAAAGTTGGCCGGGTAA
- the carA gene encoding glutamine-hydrolyzing carbamoyl-phosphate synthase small subunit: MLARLGLENGKIFYGKGFGATGSCEGEVVFNTAMTGYQEILTDPSYCGQIVTMTYPLIGNYGINPDDFESRRSHVRGFIVKEACESPNNWRATDTLANYLKENNIIGLTGIDTRALTRTIRQSGTLRGVITTEDCSDEELVEKAKQAKPLSGQNLVEKVTTPRSYTIDGKGRRVVVLDLGMKQSIAQNLSKAGCEVVVMPASATADEILVLNPAGVMLTNGPGDPKDAGQPIETARDLIGKLPLFGICLGHQVLALALGAETYKLKFGHRGANHPVKDLETGKVQITSQNHGYAIDEKTLDGMDLAITHRNLNDGTVEGMTHNRHPLFCVQYHPEAFPGPSDSAHIFERFISMMNS, encoded by the coding sequence ATGCTTGCACGCTTGGGCTTGGAAAACGGGAAAATATTTTATGGCAAAGGGTTCGGTGCCACCGGCAGCTGCGAAGGAGAAGTGGTTTTCAATACGGCCATGACCGGCTATCAGGAAATCCTCACCGATCCTTCTTATTGCGGTCAAATTGTTACCATGACATACCCTTTAATCGGCAATTACGGCATTAATCCCGATGATTTTGAATCCCGCCGGTCTCATGTCCGCGGCTTCATTGTAAAAGAAGCCTGCGAGTCCCCCAATAACTGGCGGGCCACAGATACGTTGGCCAATTATCTTAAGGAAAACAATATTATCGGCCTCACCGGCATCGATACCCGGGCGCTGACCCGCACCATTCGCCAGAGCGGCACGCTCCGCGGCGTCATAACCACCGAAGACTGCAGTGATGAAGAATTGGTGGAGAAAGCCAAACAGGCCAAACCCCTTTCCGGTCAAAACCTGGTAGAGAAAGTCACCACTCCCCGGTCCTACACCATAGACGGTAAAGGCCGCCGTGTTGTGGTCCTTGATCTGGGCATGAAGCAGAGTATTGCCCAAAACTTAAGCAAAGCTGGGTGCGAAGTGGTGGTAATGCCTGCATCGGCTACTGCCGATGAAATCCTGGTGCTAAACCCGGCGGGAGTGATGCTGACCAACGGACCGGGGGACCCTAAAGATGCAGGGCAGCCCATTGAAACAGCCAGGGATTTAATCGGTAAACTGCCGCTCTTTGGCATTTGCCTGGGTCATCAGGTTTTGGCCCTGGCTTTGGGCGCTGAGACCTATAAGCTTAAATTCGGGCACCGCGGTGCCAACCACCCGGTAAAGGACCTGGAAACAGGAAAAGTGCAAATCACTTCCCAAAACCACGGGTACGCCATTGACGAAAAAACACTGGACGGAATGGACCTTGCCATTACCCACCGCAACTTAAATGACGGCACGGTGGAAGGGATGACCCATAACCGTCATCCGCTCTTCTGTGTGCAGTACCATCCCGAAGCTTTTCCCGGCCCCAGTGACTCCGCACATATTTTTGAACGTTTTATCTCCATGATGAATTCCTAA
- a CDS encoding basic amino acid ABC transporter substrate-binding protein → MKKFKWLALCFVLVLALGVLAGCGNNEANNNENNNGNDNGDAEAAETLIMGTNAEFAPFEFINDDNEYDGFDVDMAKMIADELGMELEIDNMAFDGLISAVLSERVDMAVAAMTITEERQEEVNFSDPYINAGQVIVVLEDNDEIQSVEDLQEDKSVAVQLGTTGDIEASRIVDDSNIVRLQQINAAFMELETGRVDAVIVDNPVAQRYINTMGSLKMVGEPLTEEYYGIAVNKDNTELLEQINQALANIKEDGRFDELIVKWFADEE, encoded by the coding sequence ATGAAAAAGTTTAAATGGTTGGCGCTGTGTTTTGTGCTGGTATTGGCTCTGGGAGTATTGGCCGGTTGCGGCAACAACGAGGCTAACAACAACGAAAACAATAACGGCAATGACAACGGAGATGCTGAAGCAGCAGAAACACTGATAATGGGTACCAATGCCGAGTTTGCTCCGTTTGAATTCATCAACGATGACAATGAATACGATGGCTTTGATGTGGATATGGCCAAAATGATTGCTGATGAGCTGGGCATGGAGTTGGAGATTGACAACATGGCCTTTGACGGCCTGATTTCCGCAGTTTTGTCCGAGCGGGTTGATATGGCGGTGGCAGCTATGACCATCACCGAAGAGCGTCAGGAAGAGGTTAATTTCTCTGACCCGTACATTAATGCCGGTCAGGTAATCGTGGTTCTGGAAGACAATGATGAAATCCAAAGCGTGGAAGACCTGCAGGAAGACAAATCTGTGGCTGTTCAGCTGGGCACCACCGGTGACATTGAAGCGTCAAGAATTGTGGATGACAGCAACATTGTGCGTCTGCAGCAGATTAATGCCGCTTTTATGGAGCTGGAAACAGGCCGGGTGGACGCCGTGATTGTGGACAATCCGGTGGCTCAGCGCTACATTAATACCATGGGTAGCCTGAAAATGGTAGGCGAGCCGCTGACAGAAGAATACTACGGTATTGCGGTAAACAAAGACAACACAGAGCTCTTGGAGCAGATTAACCAGGCGCTGGCCAACATCAAGGAAGACGGCAGATTCGACGAGCTGATTGTTAAGTGGTTTGCCGACGAAGAATAA
- a CDS encoding amino acid ABC transporter permease, translating into MRELDFSVVWDNLPFILQGAVLTVQISAVAVLVGFLIGSVVGLVKLSSIRPLRFLATAYIEIIRGTPLLVQIVLIYFGLASLNIVSLDRFTAGVIALSINSGAYVGEIVRSGIQSIDKGQMEAARSLGMNYVRSMRFIILPQAFRRIIPPLVNEFIMLIKDSSLLFAIGFAELMQRGNAIRARTYKDFEVFIGIAAVYFVMTFILSRVASYVERRTRIRD; encoded by the coding sequence ATGAGAGAACTGGATTTTTCTGTAGTGTGGGACAATTTGCCCTTTATTTTGCAAGGTGCTGTCCTAACGGTTCAGATTTCTGCGGTAGCAGTATTAGTAGGGTTTTTAATCGGCTCGGTTGTGGGGCTTGTTAAGCTGTCATCTATTCGCCCACTGAGATTTCTGGCCACAGCGTATATAGAAATAATTCGCGGCACACCGCTTTTAGTGCAGATTGTTTTGATTTATTTTGGACTGGCCAGCTTGAACATTGTTAGCTTGGACAGATTTACTGCGGGAGTAATTGCTCTTTCCATTAACAGTGGTGCCTACGTGGGCGAAATTGTCCGGTCCGGTATCCAGTCCATCGATAAAGGACAAATGGAAGCTGCCCGTTCTTTAGGTATGAATTATGTCCGTTCCATGCGCTTTATTATCCTGCCGCAGGCTTTTAGGCGCATTATTCCGCCATTGGTCAATGAATTCATTATGCTAATTAAAGATTCATCACTGCTCTTTGCCATTGGCTTTGCAGAACTAATGCAGCGGGGAAACGCGATCAGGGCACGAACTTATAAGGATTTTGAGGTGTTTATCGGTATTGCCGCGGTCTATTTTGTCATGACGTTCATACTATCCCGCGTCGCCAGCTACGTTGAGAGGAGGACCCGCATCCGTGATTAA